One stretch of Bombus terrestris chromosome 5, iyBomTerr1.2, whole genome shotgun sequence DNA includes these proteins:
- the LOC100642688 gene encoding transcription factor mef2A — protein MTEGGATRMKRNGARLFKNPPQPHMCIQDFIQGTAVPCYVNVLSWEKIAMPLNPSQPVRFYGGMRVRPPRTKTEAVVFAVMANPEILRINGKNAQDPKKRTSLIEHLLDFVERMNTGITFMRQYTILKDRDITGELKEVWNAVQARRDLEQPPPQQETWIDAQPPVPQYPQYQDHQQQDYTSQPPQYHSSVAYGRPMSNEGMHYEGYGHQSQNPVITQNDQMYQSGQLVPQQYHGNVPRITPIAPRDRRDGIVQNIPQQNCPAYPAPQYQFQQLPRQMVPQYVNSNVHPNAGLNYGPNTNANVNPAMNTNLAAPYQQYIAYQQRMDLDVRRMQPHQQQMHLNHVQSVPQYEPAAPYNAQTTSSINVLRLGRPHMGVAQKNNASKRQMNSPTHSKQSSCTNCQNKDTSDNGTKPKSPVKVLQREISSNDRQDTNNHILNDNNKVVIEKGSIEETNNVQVTDLDEETKKVNDSDSEELSRKPHDILTSDSSSTNTIGRDAINSVEENTSAFEEKQQEVKNTDVPNGQNSSDQKYPKSKAIVMKGNKHKENTENNRTIRIRFVSDQKNDSPKRSQTVNNIIKSVFKIHPGMSGEETSSKRKSNGQAKNSAKINGENEEIQPGYMILKKTDSTTQEEIVSELAQLSIQDCKDATEVGAVLS, from the exons ATGACAGAAGGTGGCGCAACTAGAATGAAGCGCAATGGCGCTCGTCTTTTTAAAAATCCTCCTCAGCCTCATATGTGTATACAAGATTTCATACAG GGCACTGCTGTTCCATGTTACGTAAATGTTTTATCTTGGGAAAAGATTGCGATGCCATTGAACCCTTCACAGCCTGTACGGTTTTATGGAGGAATGAGGGTTCGACCACCACGTACAAAAACAGAAGCTGTAGTATTCGCGGTAATGGCCAATCCCGAAATTCTTCGAATTAATGGCAAAAACGCTCAAGATCCAAAG AAGCGTACCAGCTTAATAGAACATTTACTAGACTTTGTGGAAAGGATGAATACAGGCATAACTTTTATGCGACAATATACAATACTGAAAGATCGAGATATTACCGGTGAATTGAAAGAAGTTTGGAATGCAGTACAGGCGAGACGGGATTTGGAACAGCCTCCGCCACAGCAAGAAACTTGGATCGATGCGCAGCCACCTGTTCCTCAATATCCTCAGTACCAAGATCATCAGCAACAGGATTACACGTCACAACCTCCACAATATCATTCAAGTGTAGCATATGGTAGGCCAATGAGTAATGAAGGTATGCATTATGAAGGCTATGGTCATCAATCTCAGAATCCAGTAATTACACAAAACGATCAGATGTACCAATCCGGGCAATTAGTACCACAACAATATCATGGAAACGTTCCTCGGATTACACCGATCGCTCCTAGAGATCGTAGAGATGGCATAGTACAGAATATTCCACAGCAAAACTGCCCTGCATATCCAGCCCCACAATATCAATTTCAACAATTACCTAGACAAATGGTACCTCAATATGTAAATTCGAATGTTCATCCTAATGCCGGCCTTAATTACGGCCCAAACACAAACGCGAACGTTAATCCAGCTATGAATACAAATTTAGCAGCACCTTACCAACAATATATAGCTTATCAACAGAGAATGGACCTTGACGTGCGCAGAATGCAACCACATCAGCAACAAATGCATTTGAATCATGTGCAATCAGTTCCACAATATGAACCAGCAGCACCGTACAATGCTCAAACAACTTCGTCGATTAACGTTCTTAGATTAGGTAGACCGCATATGGGTGTTGCTCAGAAGAACAATGCCAGTAAGAGACAAATGAATTCTCCTACTcattccaaacaatcctcttGTACAAATTGTCAGAACAAAGACACATCCGATAATGGCACAAAACCGAAAAGTCCCGTTAAGGTCTTGCAGCGCGAGATATCATCGAATGATCGACAAGATACAAATAACCATATActcaatgataataataaagtagTCATAGAAAAAGGTTCCATCGAAGAAACAAACAACGTACAAGTAACGGATTTAGACGAAGAAACTAAGAAGGTTAATGATTCTGATAGTGAAGAGTTGTCTAGAAAACCACACGATATTCTTACTTCAGATTCGTCGTCGACGAACACGATAGGACGAGATGCAATAAATTCTGTCGAGGAAAATACATCTGCTTTCGAGGAGAAACAGCAAGAAGTAAAAAATACGGATGTTCCAAACGGGCAGAATTCATCAGATCAAAAATATCCAAAGTCAAAAGCTATCGTGATGAAAGGAAACAAACACAAAGAAAATACGGAGAATAACAGAACGATTCGCATTAGATTCGTTTCCGACCAAAAGAACGATAGTCCAAAACGTTCTCAGACGGTTAATAACATTATCAAGAGCGTTTTCAAGATTCATCCTGGTATGTCTGGCGAAGAAACGTCAAGTAAACGAAAGAGTAATGGACAGGCGAAGAATAGTGCTAAGATTAACGGCGAAAACGAGGAGATACAACCAGGATATATGATATTAAAGAAAACAGATTCAACCACTCAGGAAGAAATAGTGAGCGAGTTAGCTCAACTATCCATTCAAGACTGCAAAGATGCGACTGAAGTTGGTGCCGTGCTCTCGTGA